The Chryseobacterium nakagawai genome has a segment encoding these proteins:
- a CDS encoding bacteriocin-like protein codes for MKNLKKISKSNLKKINGGNAPLCESGEIACRYPAADGYPAYWVCVPAAYGCRR; via the coding sequence ATGAAAAATTTAAAAAAAATTTCAAAGTCAAATTTAAAGAAAATTAATGGAGGAAATGCTCCGTTATGTGAATCTGGAGAAATAGCATGCAGATATCCTGCGGCAGATGGCTATCCTGCTTATTGGGTTTGTGTACCTGCTGCATACGGATGCAGACGTTAA
- a CDS encoding bacteriocin-like protein: protein MKNLKKLVKSELKSINGGNAPICEPGSRACRYKAENGFPAYWSCVSKEYQC from the coding sequence ATGAAAAATCTAAAAAAATTAGTAAAATCAGAATTAAAGAGTATCAATGGAGGAAATGCTCCTATATGTGAACCGGGATCAAGAGCTTGTCGTTATAAAGCAGAAAATGGGTTTCCTGCCTATTGGAGCTGCGTATCAAAAGAATACCAATGTTGA